One genomic region from Marinobacter szutsaonensis encodes:
- a CDS encoding VWA domain-containing protein: MLSLAYPWVLVIALLPLLIQWRRPARRQVDAPVLPTGHWLSGLPGVSRQGSATPWWRKLLLALLWLLLVLALARPQYVGEQVQMPLTGRDLMLVVDISPSMDERDMVIQGRSINRLQAVKHVLNDFISRRKGDRLGLILFGTEPYVQAPLTFDLETVRALMQESGLGMAGRATAIGDAIGLSVKRLRERPQEQRVAVLLTDGANTAGEISPDKATEIAAAAGVRLYTIGIGADTMVQRGLLGSRRVNPSRDLDEGLLTRMAQATGGEYFRARSLPELEMIYESINQLEAIELEGKLYRPVTELFIWPAGLAVCSWLLVALASLADRRRQSRAEPAEGAKGAEHG; the protein is encoded by the coding sequence ATGCTGAGCCTGGCCTATCCCTGGGTCCTTGTTATCGCCCTGCTCCCGCTGCTGATCCAGTGGCGCCGACCGGCGCGCCGACAGGTGGACGCACCGGTCCTGCCCACCGGGCACTGGTTATCCGGCTTGCCCGGCGTCAGTCGCCAGGGCAGCGCTACCCCATGGTGGCGCAAGCTGCTGCTCGCTCTGCTTTGGCTTCTCCTGGTGCTGGCGCTGGCACGGCCACAATATGTGGGTGAGCAGGTGCAGATGCCGCTCACCGGTCGTGACCTCATGCTCGTGGTGGATATCTCCCCCTCCATGGACGAGCGGGACATGGTGATCCAGGGCCGGAGCATCAACCGCCTGCAGGCGGTCAAACACGTACTGAATGATTTCATCTCGCGGCGGAAGGGCGACCGGCTCGGCCTGATCCTGTTTGGCACCGAGCCTTACGTCCAGGCGCCACTGACCTTCGATCTGGAAACCGTGCGCGCCCTGATGCAGGAATCGGGGCTGGGCATGGCGGGCCGGGCCACGGCGATCGGGGATGCTATCGGCCTTTCAGTCAAGCGGTTGCGGGAACGCCCTCAGGAACAGCGGGTCGCGGTGCTGCTCACCGACGGCGCCAACACCGCCGGGGAAATCAGTCCGGACAAAGCCACGGAAATTGCCGCAGCCGCGGGCGTCAGGCTGTATACCATCGGGATCGGCGCTGACACCATGGTCCAGCGGGGCCTGCTCGGTTCCCGACGGGTCAATCCCTCCCGGGACCTTGACGAAGGCCTGCTTACCCGGATGGCACAAGCCACCGGTGGCGAGTATTTCCGGGCCCGCAGCCTGCCCGAGCTGGAAATGATCTATGAGAGCATCAACCAGCTCGAAGCCATCGAACTGGAGGGCAAACTCTATCGACCGGTGACCGAGCTGTTCATCTGGCCGGCGGGCCTGGCGGTCTGTTCGTGGCTGCTTGTCGCCCTGGCCAGCCTCGCCGACCGGCGCCGCCAATCCCGCGCAGAACCGGCGGAAGGGGCGAAAGGAGCAGAGCATGGCTGA
- a CDS encoding DUF4381 domain-containing protein has protein sequence MNPQDPLSQLRDIHLPATGGFWPPAPGWWVLAVLLLVVLALVVTALLRRRRRNRWRRQALIALTELERKSEPTPAWFTSLNTLLKQAARECQPESRPQALSGHAWVDFLIATSPEGQTPERRWLEAMVHAAWQPTVQADPGEAVRFARHWLGGQKC, from the coding sequence ATGAACCCACAGGACCCCCTGAGCCAGCTGCGAGACATCCATCTGCCTGCCACTGGCGGTTTCTGGCCACCGGCGCCCGGCTGGTGGGTGCTCGCAGTGCTGCTTCTGGTTGTCCTTGCGCTGGTAGTGACAGCCTTGCTTCGCCGCAGGCGTCGCAATCGGTGGCGCCGGCAGGCACTCATTGCCCTGACCGAACTGGAGCGAAAATCGGAACCAACACCTGCCTGGTTCACCTCTCTCAACACCCTGCTCAAACAGGCAGCCAGGGAATGCCAGCCGGAAAGCCGGCCCCAGGCCCTCAGCGGCCACGCCTGGGTGGATTTCCTGATCGCCACGTCGCCAGAGGGGCAAACTCCGGAACGGCGCTGGCTCGAAGCGATGGTCCATGCCGCCTGGCAGCCAACGGTACAGGCCGATCCCGGTGAAGCTGTCCGGTTTGCCCGCCACTGGCTGGGAGGGCAGAAATGCTGA
- a CDS encoding VWA domain-containing protein produces the protein MADFHFLRPLWLLLLLAVPLLVVILRNAGHGDSGWSRLIPATLLSPLIRSRGQQNGRGGSPLVPVSPALVILAVALAGPAWREAPTPLKQPGDSLVMVLDLSLSMLATDVEPDRLTRAKRKIRDMLKTREGSLNGLVVYAADAHVVTPLTDDARTIEAMLNVLDPTIMPAQGNRADLAVTRATELLQQGAPGKGKILLITDDVREGYLPGITHALADTPYTVSTLMVGTEGGGPIPLAKRGFMRENGEIVITRADPGALSGVAAETGGSFHALTLDDTDIEALKLMPEDSEDWHSADADQTVNRWQDDGYWLLWLALPLILLGWRRGGFAVLALLILPLVPEPAQAASWDSLWQREDQRAPEMIRENPEQAARDLESPSWRAPAHYRSGEYEQAAKLYGSLKGPDADYNRGNALARAGKLEQALEAYESALTQAPEMEDARHNRDLVKQLLEQQQQQQQQNQQGEGDSQQQQNQNSEGGSQDNPSQQGDDQQAGQQPSASGEDPSGQSDSRQENGQGEQESDPAQSQQDSGAGQQGESGEQEDGQQAQAPAAISETPLSQGQEQWLRRIPDNPGGLLRRKFLQQYQERQTPPAEGDSPW, from the coding sequence ATGGCTGACTTCCATTTCCTTCGCCCGCTCTGGTTGTTGCTGCTTCTCGCCGTGCCATTGCTCGTGGTGATACTCCGCAACGCAGGCCACGGCGACAGCGGCTGGTCACGGCTGATTCCTGCTACCTTGCTGTCACCACTGATCCGTTCCAGGGGGCAGCAGAATGGCCGTGGCGGCTCACCGCTTGTGCCTGTCTCCCCGGCGCTGGTGATACTGGCTGTTGCCCTGGCCGGCCCGGCCTGGCGGGAAGCGCCCACGCCCCTGAAACAGCCGGGGGACAGCCTGGTCATGGTGCTGGATCTGTCGCTGTCCATGCTCGCCACCGATGTTGAACCCGACCGCCTGACCCGGGCCAAACGCAAGATCCGGGATATGCTCAAGACCCGGGAGGGAAGCCTCAATGGTCTGGTGGTCTATGCGGCTGATGCCCATGTGGTCACGCCGCTGACCGATGATGCCCGCACCATCGAGGCCATGCTCAACGTGCTGGACCCGACGATCATGCCTGCCCAGGGCAACCGCGCCGATCTGGCGGTCACCCGGGCAACGGAACTGCTGCAACAGGGAGCGCCAGGCAAAGGCAAGATCCTGCTGATCACCGACGATGTCCGGGAGGGGTATCTGCCCGGAATCACCCATGCCCTGGCAGACACGCCTTACACCGTGAGCACCCTGATGGTCGGCACCGAAGGTGGCGGCCCGATTCCCCTGGCCAAACGGGGTTTCATGCGCGAAAACGGCGAGATCGTGATTACCCGGGCCGACCCCGGCGCACTTTCCGGTGTGGCCGCGGAAACCGGGGGCTCCTTTCACGCACTGACCCTGGATGACACCGATATCGAGGCACTGAAACTGATGCCGGAAGACAGCGAGGACTGGCACTCCGCCGACGCCGACCAGACCGTGAATCGCTGGCAGGATGATGGCTACTGGCTGCTCTGGCTTGCCCTCCCGCTGATCCTTCTCGGCTGGCGCCGGGGCGGGTTTGCCGTGCTCGCCCTGCTGATCCTGCCCCTGGTGCCGGAACCGGCGCAGGCGGCAAGCTGGGACAGCCTCTGGCAACGGGAGGACCAGCGTGCGCCGGAGATGATCCGGGAGAATCCCGAACAGGCCGCCCGTGACCTCGAAAGCCCCTCCTGGCGGGCCCCTGCTCACTATCGCTCTGGTGAATATGAACAGGCAGCCAAACTGTATGGATCGCTGAAGGGTCCTGACGCGGATTACAACCGGGGCAATGCCCTGGCCCGGGCCGGCAAGCTCGAACAGGCACTCGAAGCCTACGAAAGCGCCCTGACGCAGGCACCGGAGATGGAAGACGCCCGCCACAACCGGGATCTGGTGAAGCAACTGCTGGAACAGCAGCAACAGCAACAGCAACAGAACCAGCAGGGCGAGGGTGACAGCCAGCAACAACAGAACCAGAATTCCGAGGGCGGCAGCCAGGACAATCCATCACAGCAGGGCGATGACCAGCAAGCCGGACAGCAACCTTCTGCCTCCGGGGAGGATCCATCCGGCCAGTCAGACAGCCGCCAGGAAAACGGTCAGGGCGAACAGGAATCGGACCCCGCGCAATCACAACAGGATTCCGGTGCGGGCCAACAGGGAGAGTCCGGGGAACAAGAGGACGGGCAACAGGCACAAGCCCCGGCCGCGATCTCGGAGACACCCCTGAGCCAGGGGCAGGAACAGTGGCTCAGGCGCATTCCCGACAATCCCGGCGGCCTGCTGCGCCGGAAATTCCTGCAACAGTACCAGGAACGTCAGACACCACCCGCCGAGGGCGATTCACCATGGTAA
- a CDS encoding MoxR family ATPase, with translation MSLQHTFGELRSQLAKRIIGQEKLVDRLLIALLADGHLLVEGAPGLAKTTAIKALADHLEGDFHRIQFTPDLLPSDVTGSEIYRAETGQFEFQKGPIFHNLVLADEINRAPAKVQSALLEAMGERQVSVGLKTFPLDKLFLVMATQNPIEQEGTYPLPEAQLDRFLMHVVIDYPSAEAEKAILHLARNDYRQGLPRAETRITAEQVFAARAEAADIYMAEPVEQYLLALVLATRDAATLDPELARWTAFGASPRGTIALDRCARASAWLDGRDYVTPDDVRAMAFDVLRHRILLTFEAEAEGMTPDAVIARLIDRVPVAA, from the coding sequence ATGTCACTACAGCATACGTTCGGGGAGTTAAGGTCACAGTTAGCCAAAAGGATCATTGGCCAGGAAAAACTGGTAGACCGGCTGCTCATTGCCCTGCTGGCCGACGGCCACCTGCTGGTGGAAGGGGCGCCCGGGCTGGCCAAGACCACCGCCATCAAGGCCCTGGCCGACCACCTCGAGGGGGACTTCCACCGTATCCAGTTCACCCCTGATCTTCTGCCTTCGGATGTCACCGGCAGCGAGATCTACCGGGCTGAAACCGGGCAGTTCGAATTCCAGAAAGGCCCCATATTCCACAACCTCGTGCTGGCCGACGAAATCAACCGTGCGCCGGCGAAGGTGCAGTCCGCCCTGCTCGAAGCCATGGGCGAGCGGCAGGTCAGCGTCGGTCTCAAGACCTTCCCGCTGGATAAACTGTTCCTGGTGATGGCCACCCAAAACCCCATCGAGCAGGAAGGCACCTACCCGCTGCCCGAAGCCCAGCTGGACCGTTTCCTGATGCATGTGGTGATTGACTACCCCTCGGCCGAGGCTGAAAAGGCCATCCTGCACCTGGCGAGGAACGATTACCGCCAGGGACTGCCAAGGGCCGAAACCCGGATCACTGCCGAGCAGGTCTTCGCGGCAAGGGCAGAGGCGGCGGATATCTACATGGCCGAACCGGTTGAGCAATATCTGCTGGCCCTGGTACTTGCCACCCGGGATGCCGCTACCCTGGATCCGGAACTGGCCCGCTGGACCGCCTTCGGCGCCAGTCCCCGGGGCACCATTGCTCTGGACCGGTGTGCCCGCGCCAGTGCCTGGCTGGATGGCCGGGACTATGTCACTCCCGATGACGTCCGGGCCATGGCCTTTGACGTGCTCCGGCACCGGATCCTGCTGACCTTCGAGGCCGAAGCCGAGGGCATGACGCCAGACGCGGTCATCGCACGGCTGATCGACCGGGTTCCGGTCGCCGCCTGA
- a CDS encoding DUF58 domain-containing protein: MVTSQATTHISLPDLIRLQADARALKLPSARPVRSRQAGLQRSPQRGRGMAFAEVRQYQPGDDIRSIDWRVTARRQSPHTKLYEEERERPVLLLCDLGPSLFFASTGAYKQVRCAQVAAILSWLALWAGDQVGGIVFNGEKLEVLRPARRKKSVLRLLDSLAEQQHKPDRNGGLPTSGMDNGPWLDQALAEARRVAHTGSRIFVLSDFLQISEDTASLLGALARHNVVNAIRIVDPLEQQLPDSGRFAVAGPDGPIWFDAGNPRFQKAWRERITAHETQLDSCFRTAGVVSATVSTGEDPASVLKSLLGPRGRIG, encoded by the coding sequence ATGGTAACCAGCCAAGCCACCACACACATCAGCCTGCCGGACCTGATCCGGTTGCAGGCCGATGCCCGGGCCCTGAAGCTGCCTTCCGCGCGGCCGGTGCGCTCCCGGCAGGCGGGGTTGCAGCGCTCACCACAACGGGGGCGAGGCATGGCCTTTGCCGAGGTGCGCCAGTACCAGCCGGGCGATGACATCCGTAGCATCGACTGGCGGGTTACTGCCCGAAGGCAATCCCCGCACACCAAACTGTACGAGGAGGAACGGGAGCGCCCTGTGCTACTGCTGTGCGATCTGGGACCCAGCCTGTTCTTCGCCAGCACCGGCGCCTACAAGCAGGTCCGTTGCGCCCAGGTGGCAGCGATCCTGTCCTGGCTGGCCCTCTGGGCCGGAGACCAGGTTGGCGGAATCGTGTTCAATGGTGAGAAGCTGGAAGTGCTTCGCCCGGCCCGCCGCAAGAAATCGGTGCTGCGGTTGCTCGACTCCCTGGCGGAACAGCAGCACAAACCCGACCGGAACGGCGGGCTGCCCACCTCCGGCATGGATAACGGGCCCTGGCTCGATCAGGCCCTGGCCGAAGCCCGACGGGTTGCCCATACCGGCAGCCGCATCTTTGTACTGAGCGATTTCCTGCAAATCTCGGAGGATACCGCCTCCCTGCTCGGCGCCCTGGCACGCCACAATGTCGTCAACGCCATCCGGATTGTGGATCCGCTGGAACAGCAGCTGCCTGACAGCGGCCGGTTCGCGGTCGCCGGTCCGGATGGCCCAATCTGGTTCGATGCCGGCAATCCCCGTTTCCAGAAAGCCTGGCGGGAGCGCATTACTGCCCACGAAACGCAGCTGGATTCCTGTTTCCGCACCGCCGGCGTGGTGTCCGCGACGGTTTCAACCGGCGAGGATCCTGCCTCCGTGCTGAAATCCCTGCTTGGGCCGAGGGGGCGGATCGGATGA
- the can gene encoding carbonate dehydratase — protein MGQLDNLLDKNRAWANGIKSVDPKFFDRLSNQQAPEYLWIGCADSRVPANQIVDLLPGELFVHRNVANVVVHTDFNCLSVLQFAIEVLKVKHILVVGHYGCGGVRAALRNEGFGLISHWLRHVQDVRDRHQATLDAITSEQDRIDRLCELNVVEQVGHVCQNNIVQEAWRRGQPLTVHGFVYDVADGLLRDMGLSISNEEERDQVRQTAVEELVQRPVRAGRQKLA, from the coding sequence ATGGGGCAGCTAGATAATCTGCTGGACAAGAACCGGGCCTGGGCCAACGGCATCAAGTCCGTCGATCCCAAGTTCTTCGACCGCCTGTCCAATCAGCAGGCGCCGGAATACCTGTGGATCGGCTGCGCCGACAGCCGGGTACCGGCCAACCAGATTGTGGATCTGCTGCCCGGCGAACTCTTCGTTCACCGCAATGTGGCCAACGTGGTGGTGCACACCGACTTCAATTGCCTGTCGGTGCTGCAGTTCGCTATCGAGGTGCTCAAGGTGAAGCACATCCTGGTGGTGGGCCACTATGGCTGTGGCGGTGTTCGTGCAGCCCTGCGGAACGAGGGCTTTGGCCTGATCAGTCACTGGTTGCGCCATGTCCAGGATGTGCGCGACCGCCATCAGGCTACCCTGGATGCGATCACCAGCGAGCAGGACCGGATCGACCGTCTGTGCGAACTCAATGTGGTGGAACAGGTGGGTCACGTCTGCCAGAACAACATCGTTCAGGAAGCCTGGCGTCGCGGGCAGCCCCTGACCGTTCATGGCTTTGTCTATGACGTGGCGGATGGCCTGCTCCGGGACATGGGGCTGTCCATCTCCAACGAGGAAGAGCGGGACCAGGTGCGGCAGACTGCGGTCGAGGAGCTGGTTCAGCGCCCGGTCCGTGCCGGTCGCCAGAAGCTGGCCTGA
- a CDS encoding NAD-glutamate dehydrogenase, whose protein sequence is MNALTVASKEQFFEQLADAFSQKIAKTEAKKISEFAKQHYAHIPLEELVSRRFSDTYGAILAAWQFLQKRSADETPVSVFNPDLESDGWQSTHTVIFILHPNIPFLIDSLRIAINQREIGTHSIQHSILQVDRDKDGKLKKLHSTKKSGSGAEYEAFIVLEIDRHSNPVDLKDLEETLQTVLHEVRIAVSDFNVVTDKVNRIIGELDDTTAGINEEEKEEARAFLNWLVQDHFTFLGYDEYDYVKDKSGTVVRRVANSELGILRVNNERPDRVRLNELPQRTRHEMTRTDDIFIFAKSAQRSRVHRPAYPDYIAVKKFNEKGDVVGERRFLGLYTARVYNERPDEIPLLRRKFQSVMKRSGFLRDDYAGKELEQILTLYPRDELFQIESDELLRVAKNILYIQERRRIELFMREDVYGQFVTCLAFFPRDIYNTELRLKVEQVLFETLEAEDIEFVTHFSESVLARVQFTIRVPQVENRQLPIAEIREKVIDLAQSWRDGLYEALSEAYGEERGNEFYRLWAGGFPASYTDMFSPRRAAIDLDHIAASADNDDLAMSFYRALEEDESTLHFKLFFPDEPLPLSDVMPIFDNLGFRVIGEHPFEVLDRHGKSVWIHDFTLQAHTGEVVDIHRIRPIFEELFRRVWHGEAENDAFNRLLLSSYMSWREIALLRTYARYMRQIRFSNSQTFISNTLVNHVQLTRTLLDLFDIRFNPERYQSKGKSEAAQQKLEIEFSAGLDEVENLSEDRVLRLYLELMQATLRTNYYQLDVEGKPKSYISVKFDPSRIPDMPLPLPMFEIFVYSPRVEGVHLRGGKVARGGLRWSDRFEDYRTEILGLVKAQQVKNAVIVPVGAKGGFVAKRLPDPSDREAFQAEGIAAYKTFIRGLLDITDNLVDAGIMPPERVIRHDEDDHYLVVAADKGTATFSDIANGLAAEYGFWMGDAFASGGSNGYDHKKMGITARGAWVSVERHFREMGINPALDEFTAIGIGDMGGDVFGNGMLCSEKTRLVAAFNHVHIFVDPNPDAEASFRERKRLFEMPRSAWTDFDTKLISKGGGVFSRNAKSIPVSPEMKKLLGIKADRVPPNMLISHILKAQVDLLWVGGIGTYVKASSESNTDVGDKANDGLRINGSELRCKVVGEGGNLGLTQLGRIEYALKGGRLNTDFIDNSGGVDCSDHEVNMKILLNRAVAVGDLTEKQRNVMLEEMTDDVASLVLKNNYRQTQAISIASEDAATRLEEYRRLMNTFESEGKLNRALEFLPDDETLSERKLDKKGLTRPELSVLISYVKGDLKQTLIDSSLPDEPLLAGEMYKVFPRALTQQFSSELGEHQLRREIIATQIANDMVNHMGITFVERLNQSTGADAASIALAWIIARDVFRIDNWWDRIEALDFHIPARLQMELMQDLMRLMRRSVRWLLRNRRAELSIQSHMERFADSVWAITAGLPDYLGEQARQAWEKRHTNLVEAGLPKELASVVSGTGYLYSSLGIIEAKEATGMPLKTVANLYFELGDRLDLTWFATAIADLKPVSHWEALARESFREDLDWQQRALTTGVLKLAEKPTDVPACVETWMQQHEQLIDRWKSMLVELKNTREPEYAMFSVALRELLDLAQSTIHQPQGEIEVETN, encoded by the coding sequence ATGAACGCGCTGACTGTGGCCAGCAAGGAACAGTTTTTTGAGCAACTCGCTGATGCGTTTTCCCAGAAGATCGCGAAGACCGAGGCGAAAAAAATCAGTGAATTTGCAAAGCAGCATTACGCGCATATCCCTCTTGAAGAGTTGGTGAGTCGACGATTCTCAGATACCTACGGTGCCATTCTGGCCGCCTGGCAATTCCTGCAGAAGCGCAGTGCCGATGAGACCCCGGTATCGGTATTCAACCCGGACCTGGAAAGTGACGGCTGGCAGTCAACCCACACGGTCATTTTCATCCTGCATCCGAACATTCCGTTTCTGATCGATTCCCTGCGGATCGCCATCAACCAACGGGAAATCGGCACCCATTCCATCCAGCACTCGATCCTGCAGGTCGACCGTGACAAGGACGGCAAGCTCAAGAAGCTGCACTCAACCAAGAAAAGCGGCTCGGGCGCCGAGTACGAGGCCTTTATCGTTCTTGAGATCGACCGCCACAGCAATCCCGTGGATCTGAAGGACCTGGAGGAAACGCTGCAGACGGTACTGCACGAAGTGCGGATCGCGGTCTCGGACTTCAATGTAGTGACGGACAAGGTCAACCGGATCATCGGCGAGCTGGACGACACCACCGCCGGTATCAACGAGGAGGAAAAGGAAGAGGCGAGGGCCTTCCTGAACTGGCTGGTTCAGGATCACTTCACCTTTCTCGGTTACGACGAATACGACTATGTGAAGGACAAGAGCGGTACCGTAGTGCGCCGGGTCGCCAACTCGGAGCTGGGTATCCTTCGGGTCAACAACGAGCGCCCGGACCGGGTCCGGCTGAACGAGCTGCCTCAGCGCACCCGGCACGAGATGACCCGCACCGATGACATCTTCATCTTCGCCAAGTCCGCCCAGCGCTCCCGGGTGCATCGCCCGGCCTACCCGGACTACATTGCGGTCAAAAAATTCAACGAGAAGGGCGATGTCGTCGGCGAGCGTCGGTTCCTGGGCCTGTATACCGCCCGGGTCTACAACGAGCGCCCCGACGAGATTCCGTTGCTGCGCCGGAAGTTCCAGAGCGTGATGAAACGTTCCGGCTTCCTGCGGGACGACTACGCCGGCAAGGAACTGGAGCAGATTCTTACCCTCTACCCGCGGGATGAGCTTTTCCAGATCGAATCCGACGAGCTGCTCCGGGTCGCCAAGAACATTCTCTACATCCAGGAGCGCCGGCGCATCGAGCTGTTCATGCGCGAGGATGTGTATGGCCAGTTTGTTACCTGCCTGGCCTTCTTCCCGAGGGATATCTACAACACCGAGCTGCGCCTGAAGGTGGAGCAGGTGCTGTTCGAGACCCTGGAAGCGGAGGACATCGAGTTCGTTACCCACTTTTCCGAGTCGGTCCTGGCCCGGGTGCAGTTCACCATCCGGGTGCCCCAGGTGGAAAACCGCCAGTTGCCGATCGCCGAGATCCGGGAGAAGGTCATCGACCTGGCACAGTCCTGGCGCGACGGCCTCTATGAGGCACTCAGCGAGGCTTATGGCGAGGAACGCGGCAATGAATTCTACCGGCTCTGGGCCGGTGGCTTCCCGGCCAGTTACACCGATATGTTCTCGCCGCGCCGGGCTGCCATTGATCTGGACCATATTGCCGCCTCCGCGGATAACGACGATCTGGCCATGAGCTTCTACCGGGCCCTGGAGGAGGATGAATCGACCCTGCACTTCAAGCTGTTCTTCCCGGACGAGCCGCTGCCGCTGTCCGACGTGATGCCGATCTTCGATAACCTGGGCTTCCGGGTGATCGGGGAGCACCCGTTCGAGGTGCTGGACCGCCACGGCAAGTCCGTCTGGATCCACGATTTCACCCTCCAGGCCCACACCGGGGAAGTGGTGGACATCCACCGTATCCGGCCGATTTTCGAGGAGTTGTTCCGCCGGGTCTGGCACGGCGAAGCGGAAAACGACGCCTTCAACCGCCTACTGCTGTCGTCCTACATGAGCTGGCGGGAGATTGCGCTGTTGCGGACCTACGCGCGGTATATGCGGCAGATCCGTTTCTCGAACAGTCAGACCTTCATTTCCAATACCCTGGTCAACCATGTCCAGCTGACCCGGACCTTGCTCGACCTCTTTGACATCCGCTTCAACCCCGAGCGTTATCAGAGCAAGGGCAAGAGCGAGGCGGCCCAGCAGAAGCTGGAGATCGAATTCAGCGCCGGACTGGATGAGGTTGAAAACCTCAGCGAGGACCGGGTGCTGCGTTTGTACCTGGAGCTGATGCAGGCGACCCTGCGCACCAACTACTACCAGCTGGATGTCGAAGGCAAGCCTAAGTCCTACATCAGCGTGAAGTTCGATCCCTCCCGCATCCCGGACATGCCGCTGCCGTTGCCGATGTTCGAGATCTTCGTGTATTCGCCGAGGGTCGAGGGTGTCCACCTCCGGGGCGGCAAGGTTGCCCGTGGCGGTCTGCGCTGGTCCGACCGTTTCGAGGATTACCGCACCGAGATTCTGGGTCTGGTGAAGGCCCAGCAGGTGAAGAATGCGGTGATCGTGCCGGTGGGCGCCAAGGGTGGTTTCGTGGCCAAACGACTGCCGGATCCTTCGGATCGGGAAGCGTTCCAGGCCGAGGGTATCGCGGCCTACAAGACCTTTATCCGCGGCCTGCTGGATATCACCGATAACCTGGTGGATGCCGGGATCATGCCGCCGGAACGGGTTATCCGGCACGACGAGGACGATCACTACCTCGTGGTGGCCGCCGACAAGGGCACCGCGACCTTCTCCGACATCGCCAACGGCCTGGCTGCGGAATACGGCTTCTGGATGGGCGATGCGTTCGCCTCCGGCGGCAGTAACGGCTATGACCACAAGAAGATGGGCATTACCGCCCGGGGTGCCTGGGTTTCGGTGGAACGTCACTTCCGCGAGATGGGCATCAACCCGGCACTGGACGAGTTTACCGCCATCGGCATCGGCGATATGGGCGGCGACGTGTTCGGCAACGGCATGCTGTGCTCGGAGAAGACCCGGCTGGTTGCGGCGTTCAACCACGTTCACATTTTCGTCGATCCGAATCCGGATGCCGAGGCCAGTTTCCGGGAGCGCAAGCGCCTGTTCGAAATGCCCCGGTCAGCCTGGACCGATTTCGACACCAAGCTGATTTCCAAGGGGGGCGGTGTGTTCAGCCGGAACGCCAAGTCGATCCCGGTCAGCCCCGAAATGAAAAAGCTGCTGGGTATAAAGGCCGATCGAGTGCCACCCAACATGCTGATTTCCCACATCCTCAAGGCCCAGGTGGACCTGCTCTGGGTGGGTGGTATCGGCACCTATGTGAAGGCCAGCTCGGAATCCAACACCGATGTGGGCGACAAGGCCAACGATGGTCTGCGGATCAACGGCTCTGAGCTGCGCTGCAAGGTGGTAGGTGAGGGCGGCAACCTGGGTCTGACCCAGCTTGGCCGCATCGAGTACGCCCTCAAGGGCGGCCGCCTGAATACCGACTTCATCGACAACTCCGGTGGCGTGGATTGCTCGGACCACGAGGTCAACATGAAGATCCTGCTCAACCGGGCCGTGGCTGTCGGTGATCTCACCGAGAAGCAGCGGAACGTGATGCTGGAGGAGATGACCGACGATGTCGCGTCTCTGGTGCTGAAGAACAACTACCGTCAGACCCAGGCCATCAGTATCGCCAGCGAGGATGCGGCCACGCGTCTGGAGGAATACCGCCGGCTGATGAACACCTTCGAGAGCGAGGGCAAACTCAACCGGGCCCTGGAGTTCCTGCCGGACGATGAAACCCTGTCCGAGCGCAAGCTCGACAAAAAGGGGCTGACCCGGCCGGAGCTGTCGGTGCTGATCTCCTACGTGAAAGGGGACCTGAAGCAGACCCTGATCGACAGCAGCTTACCGGACGAGCCGCTGCTGGCCGGCGAAATGTACAAGGTGTTCCCCCGGGCCCTGACCCAGCAGTTCAGTTCGGAACTGGGTGAGCACCAGTTGCGGCGGGAAATCATCGCCACGCAGATTGCCAATGACATGGTCAACCACATGGGCATTACCTTTGTGGAGCGCCTCAACCAGTCCACCGGTGCCGACGCGGCGTCCATTGCCCTGGCATGGATTATCGCGCGGGATGTGTTCCGCATTGATAACTGGTGGGACAGGATCGAGGCACTGGATTTTCACATCCCGGCCAGGCTGCAGATGGAGCTGATGCAGGATCTGATGCGCCTGATGCGCCGGTCCGTCCGTTGGCTGCTGCGTAACCGCCGGGCCGAGCTGAGCATCCAGAGCCATATGGAGCGGTTTGCCGACAGTGTCTGGGCCATTACCGCCGGCCTGCCGGACTACCTGGGAGAGCAGGCTCGCCAGGCCTGGGAGAAACGCCACACCAATCTGGTCGAGGCTGGCCTGCCCAAAGAGCTGGCGTCCGTGGTCTCCGGCACCGGTTATCTGTATTCGTCCCTGGGTATCATCGAGGCCAAGGAGGCCACCGGCATGCCCCTGAAGACCGTGGCCAACCTTTATTTCGAGCTGGGCGACCGGCTCGACCTGACCTGGTTTGCCACTGCCATTGCTGATCTGAAGCCGGTTTCCCACTGGGAGGCACTGGCCCGGGAGAGCTTCCGGGAGGATCTGGACTGGCAGCAGCGGGCCCTGACCACCGGGGTGCTGAAGCTGGCAGAGAAGCCGACGGATGTGCCTGCCTGCGTGGAAACCTGGATGCAGCAGCATGAGCAGTTGATTGATCGCTGGAAATCCATGCTTGTGGAGCTCAAGAATACCCGGGAGCCCGAGTACGCCATGTTCTCGGTCGCGCTGCGGGAATTGCTGGATCTGGCCCAGAGCACGATCCACCAGCCCCAGGGTGAAATCGAGGTTGAGACCAACTGA